The following proteins are co-located in the Bombus pascuorum chromosome 3, iyBomPasc1.1, whole genome shotgun sequence genome:
- the LOC132905157 gene encoding protein asteroid-like has product MGIPGLTTYINNRSDRYLEYYELHNTYLVIDGNSVCCSIYNLYAKCNCAFGGDYDNYAQCVSDFFNDLLRCKITPLVLFDGGRENKKFRTVIKRTKQKIRAAWSFSPINQRNMKFFPLMLHEVFIDVIREKNIRHVQCLFEADNDIASVARILNCPVLSYDSDFYIYGTLYIPFDTLDTYVVKNPNGNGYMKCCKIYKVENLLKSFKGLHQSMLPLAAILLGFSKDYVVHVNTYHLNRSFKFDGDISSLTYIEEVCEEENNESSGEEDEDDKIEISNTYSKTEVVSKLPMWFVNEFLMGRYPKYFMDLIVRYIYVCPVQVEDYRYPSSIIVSLKIISVIFGILKSAIISRICYMKYMVRTQNKKIICCKLHSAEAMNNFRLPSLFNLRDISSLTQRQILNNTLGITDMDCINELPPEWMLYIGCIKYWIHQEECSLSHECYLYSIFICMLFNIVDSKIGRYRSMYTFQKRYCQLIETVKQHRKKNNCDSCYTMNQLCGNQYNGTIIEAYNEIDYNDCLLAAPFFISYFNMNKELYKNPKKFDRFAVHVFAEFQSCLRHIMDLNTLLGCPYPQPKVANLFNGTLLYNLSNNFKTRYNIEQYINIVLQMSPSLLRFFNTFLLKVKPMFSFKFQDGTNLRKKHRKKPKHPKFKKSISPESDSEYFSADDDLNEACYDPNNRFSMFNHV; this is encoded by the exons GTAATTGTGCATTTGGTGGTGATTATGATAATTATGCGCAGTGTGTATCAGACTTctttaatgatttattaagATGTAAAATAACACCTCTGGTTTTATTTGATGGTggtagagaaaataaaaaatttagaacTGTTATAAAAAGAACTAAACAGAAAATTCGTGCTGCATGGTCATTTTCTCCAATCAATCAAAGGAACATGaaattttttcctttaatGTTACATGAAGTTTTTATAGATGtaataagagaaaagaatattagACATGTGCAATGCCTATTCGAAGCTGATAATGACATAGCATCAGTAGCAAGGATCTTGAATTGTCCAGTACTCAGTTATGACTCtgacttttatatatatggaaCATTATATATACCATTTGATACATTAGATACTTATGTAGTTAAAAATCCAAATGGAAATGGTTACATGAAATGCtgtaaaatttacaaagttGAGAACTTGCTTAAATCTTTTAAAGGACTACATCAATCAATGTTGCCACTGGCTGCAATATTACTAG GTTTTTCAAAAGATTATGTTGTTCATGTAAATACATATCATTTGAATAGAAGTTTTAAATTTGATGGAGATATCAGTTCATTGACATACATAGAAGAAGTTtgcgaagaagaaaataatgaatcaAGCggagaagaagatgaagatgataaaattgaaatatcaaatacataTAGTAAGACTGAAGTTGTTAGTAAATTGCCTATGTGGTTTGTAAATGAATTTCTTATGGGCAGAtatccaaaatattttatggatttaatagttcgatatatatatgtttgtcCTGTACAGGTGGAAGATTATCGTTATCCTTCAAGTATCATAGTAagcttaaaaattattagtgTTATATTTGGGATTTTAAAATCAGCAATAATTAGTAGAATatgttatatgaaatatatggtgagaacacaaaataaaaagattatatgCTGTAAGTTACATAGTGCAGAGGctatgaataattttagacTACCTTCCTTATTCAATCTTAGAGATATCTCATCACTTACTCAAAGACAGATTTTAAACAATACTTTAGGAATTACAGATATGGATTGTATAAATGAACTTCCACCAGAATGGATGTTGTATATTGgatgtattaaatattggaTACATCAAGAAGAATGTTCTTTATCTCAtgaatgttatttatattctatatttatttgtatgttaTTTAACATAGTCGATTCCAAAATTGGAAGGTACAGAAGCATGTATACTTTTCAGAAAAGATATTGTCAATTAATTGAAACTGTGAAGCAACATAGGAAAAAGAACAATTGTGATTCATGTTATACAATGAATCAATTATGTGGTAATCAATACAATGGTACAATCATAGAAGCCTATAATGAAATTGACTATAATGACTGTTTATTAGCAGCACCATTCTTTATctcttattttaatatgaataaagaattatataagAATCCAAAAAAATTTGATAGATTTGCTGTACATGTATTTGCAGAGTTTCAAAGTTGTCTGAGACATATTATGGATTTGAATACACTTTTGGGATGTCCTTATCCACAGCCCAAAgttgcaaatttatttaatggtactttattgtataatctgagtaataattttaaaacacgCTATAATATtgaacaatatataaatattgttctaCAAATGTCTCCAAGTCTcttaagattttttaatacatttttattaaaagtcaAACCAATGTTTTCATTTAAGTTTCAGGATGGAACCAATCTTCGTAAAAAGCATAGAAAAAAACCTAAACATCCAAAGTTTAAAAAAAGCATTTCACCTGAAAGTGattctgaatattttagtGCAGATGATGATTTAAATGAAGCATGTTATGACCCAAATAATCGTTTTTCTATGTTCAACCATGTATAA